In the Topomyia yanbarensis strain Yona2022 chromosome 3, ASM3024719v1, whole genome shotgun sequence genome, one interval contains:
- the LOC131692671 gene encoding beta-1,3-glucan-binding protein-like — translation MANYVVTLSIVLLLLHAVTVCFGQCNPSPTTATGWKAPQGPYCSGQLIFEDNFDYLDRSVWEHENSLGGGGNNEFQWYSGSGRNSYIKDGHLVLRPTLTSEEFGEEFLSTGTINLWETDDFNRCTDEGEWAEQIRGCYRQGSPEYILNPIRSARLRTHNSFGFKFGRLEIRARLPVGDWIWPALWMMPKDDYYGYWPRSGEIDIMESRGNRDLWHYGEHIGVNKVSSCLHFGDSPDYRSQLCNSDHRDGLYAFFHNYQLIWTENVIQFAINDQVYHTITPYEGFWRLGGLSFNPWPEGTLMAPFDKEFHLLLNVAVGGDYFPDGASNPHPKPWYLGQSTAMTSFWNARADWYSTWGEEAAMEIDHVRVWAL, via the exons ATGGCTAACTACGTAGTCACACTCTCGATAGTACTGCTGCTGTTACACGCAGTTACAGTTTGCTTCGGACAGTGCAATCCTTCCCCAACTACGGCAACGGGATGGAAGGCTCCTCAAG GGCCGTACTGCTCTGGACAGTTGATATTCGAGGACAACTTTGATTATCTCGACAGATCTGTTTGGGAGCATGAGAACTCACTCGGTGGTGGAGGG AACAACGAGTTCCAATGGTACTCCGGAAGTGGTCGAAACTCGTATATCAAGGATGGGCACCTTGTTCTGAGACCTACACTTACCTCCGAAGAATTTGGTGAAGAATTCCTTTCCACTGGAACGATCAACCTTTGGGAGACGGATGACTTCAATAG aTGTACTGACGAAGGTGAATGGGCTGAACAGATTCGAGGATGCTACCGCCAGGGTAGTCCCGAGTACATTCTGAACCCGATTCGAAGCGCGCGTCTTCGTACGCACAATTCATTCGGGTTTAAGTTCGGTAGACTGGAGATTCGTGCTAGACTCCCGGTCGGAGATTGGATATGGCCAGCACTGTGGATGATGCCAAAGGATGACTACTACGGATACTGGCCCAGGTCTGGCGAAATAGACATAATGGAATCGCGCGGTAATCGGGATTTGTGGCACTATGGCGAGCATATTGGAGTGAACAAAGTGTCGTCGTGTTTGCATTTTGGCGACAGTCCCGATTACCGTAGCCAGTTGTGCAACTCCGATCACCGGGACGGTCTCTACGCCTTCTTCCACAACTATCAGCTTATTTGGACGGAAAATGTCATTCAGTTCGCGATTAACGACCAGGTCTATCACACTATCACTCCGTATGAAGGATTCTGGCGCCTTGGGGGGCTCAGTTTCAATCCATGGCCGGAGGGTACTCTAATGGCACCCTTCGATAAGGAGTTCCATCTTTTGCTGAATGTCGCGGTTGGCGGAGACTACTTCCCGGATGGTGCATCGAATCCTCACCCGAAACCTTGGTACCTCGGACAGTCGACGGCTATGACCAGTTTCTGGAATGCTCGAGCGGATTGGTACAGCACCTGGGGTGAAGAGGCGGCCATGGAGATTGACCATGTTCGAGTTTGGGCTTTGTAA
- the LOC131692475 gene encoding beta-1,3-glucan-binding protein-like: MVNYVAAVAAGLLLLNAATVCWGQCNPSPTTASGWKAPGGPYCSGQLIFEDNFDTLDRSVWEHENTVGGGGNNEFQWYSGSGRNSYIKDGHLVLRPTLTAEEFGEDFLTSGTINLWDTDDFNRCTDAPDWAEQIQGCYRQGSPEYILNPIRSARLRTHNSFGFKYGRLEIRAKLPAGDWIWPALWMMPKYDVYGTWPRSGEIDVMEARGNRELWLNDEHIGIRQASACLHFGPAWDYRHYLCNSDHRDGLYSFFYNYQLIWTEQVIQFAINDQVYHTITPYEGFWRLGGFSYNPWPEGQLMAPFDQEFHLLMNVAVGGNYFPDGAWNPHPKPWYYGQSTAMTSFWNARGDWYSTWGEEAAMEIDYVRVWAL; the protein is encoded by the exons ATGGTAAATTACGTTGCTGCAGTAGCCGCCGGGCTACTCTTGTTGAACGCTGCTACAGTCTGCTGGGGACAGTGTAATCCATCCCCAACGACGGCATCCGGGTGGAAGGCTCCCGGGG GGCCTTACTGTTCAGGTCAGTTGATTTTCGAGGACAACTTTGATACGCTCGATAGATCTGTGTGGGAGCACGAAAATACCGTTGGTGGAGGAGGC aACAATGAGTTCCAATGGTACTCCGGAAGCGGTCGTAACTCTTATATAAAGGACGGACATCTTGTTTTGAGGCCTACGCTTACAGCGGAAGAATTTGGAGAAGATTTTCTAACATCTGGTACGATCAATCTATGGGATACAGACGATTTCAACAG GTGCACTGACGCCCCGGACTGGGCAGAGCAAATTCAAGGATGCTACCGCCAGGGTAGTCCCGAATACATTTTAAACCCGATTCGAAGCGCGCGTCTTAGAACGCACAACTCGTTCGGATTTAAATACGGAAGGTTGGAGATTCGTGCTAAACTGCCAGCCGGTGATTGGATTTGGCCAGCATTATGGATGATGCCGAAATATGACGTCTACGGTACCTGGCCTAGATCGGGCGAAATTGACGTTATGGAAGCCCGTGGCAATCGGGAACTCTGGCTGAACGATGAACACATTGGCATACGGCAGGCTTCGGCTTGTTTGCACTTTGGACCCGCCTGGGATTATCGTCACTATTTGTGCAATTCCGACCATCGGGATGGTTTATATTCCTTCTTCTACAACTATCAGCTAATTTGGACGGAACAAGTAATTCAGTTCGCGATCAACGATCAAGTTTATCATACCATCACTCCGTATGAAGGCTTCTGGAGACTGGGAGGATTCAGTTATAATCCATGGCCGGAAGGTCAACTCATGGCACCCTTCGATCAGGAGTTCCACCTTCTAATGAACGTCGCAGTTGGCGGAAACTACTTCCCAGATGGTGCCTGGAATCCACACCCGAAACCATGGTACTACGGACAGTCTACAGCGATGACCAGTTTCTGGAATGCTCGAGGAGATTGGTATAGTACTTGGGGCGAAGAAGCGGCCATGGAGATAGATTATGTGCGTGTTTGGGCTTTGTAA